A single genomic interval of Rosistilla ulvae harbors:
- a CDS encoding RidA family protein — translation MSAQQKATDLGIDLSDQPNGYLNLCIKSGNQLITSGHVSDIKGILGGGLSVEEGYKAARECAEKILRSVRNTHGTLDGLKVVKLLGCVYSAPDFTDQHLVINGASDLFHELYGKDGDGYHARSALGFAALPTGVAVEVEAVFEIV, via the coding sequence ATGTCAGCCCAGCAGAAAGCAACCGATCTCGGAATCGACCTCAGCGATCAGCCTAACGGCTATCTGAATCTCTGCATCAAAAGTGGCAACCAGTTGATCACTTCGGGACACGTCAGCGACATCAAGGGAATTCTCGGCGGCGGATTGTCGGTCGAAGAGGGTTACAAAGCTGCCCGCGAGTGCGCTGAAAAGATCCTTCGTTCGGTCCGCAACACGCATGGAACACTGGACGGTTTGAAGGTCGTCAAGCTGCTCGGGTGCGTTTATTCGGCTCCCGATTTCACCGATCAGCACTTGGTGATCAACGGTGCGTCGGATCTGTTTCACGAACTGTACGGCAAAGATGGCGATGGGTATCACGCCCGCAGCGCCCTCGGCTTTGCCGCCTTGCCAACCGGTGTCGCGGTCGAAGTCGAAGCGGTTTTCGAAATCGTTTAA
- a CDS encoding sugar phosphate isomerase/epimerase family protein: MMKRRNFLATTTIASAGLLASQPRLATAGEKADGMKLGLVTYNWGRDWDVPTLIRNCEETGFRGIELRSTHKHGVEISLDAGQRSEVAKRFADSDVELVGLGSACEYHSPDPAIVKKNIDETKQFIKLCADVGGSGVKVRPNGIPKNVPIEKTLNQIGMSLREVAKFGAEHGVVIRLEVHGRDGSAELPNIHRMIEVADHPNAVVCWNCNNSDHSGQGLQHNFDLVKEKINVVHIHDLRSDIYPWEQLFAMLKQAKFTGWTLLEDGKVPNDIVAAMHENRKVWDGLVAS; the protein is encoded by the coding sequence ATGATGAAAAGAAGAAATTTTTTAGCCACAACGACGATTGCCTCCGCAGGCTTGCTTGCATCGCAGCCGCGACTTGCCACAGCGGGCGAGAAGGCCGACGGAATGAAACTTGGCCTGGTGACCTACAACTGGGGACGCGACTGGGACGTTCCGACGTTGATTCGCAATTGCGAGGAGACCGGATTTCGCGGCATCGAATTGCGCAGCACGCACAAGCATGGCGTCGAGATCTCGCTGGACGCGGGGCAGCGCAGCGAAGTCGCCAAACGCTTCGCCGATTCGGACGTCGAATTGGTCGGACTGGGAAGCGCTTGCGAATACCACTCCCCCGATCCAGCGATCGTGAAAAAGAACATCGATGAAACGAAACAGTTCATCAAGTTGTGCGCCGACGTTGGCGGCAGCGGAGTCAAAGTGCGTCCCAATGGGATTCCGAAAAATGTTCCCATCGAAAAGACGTTGAATCAGATCGGAATGTCGTTGCGTGAGGTCGCAAAATTTGGGGCCGAACATGGCGTCGTGATTCGGTTGGAGGTGCACGGACGCGACGGCTCTGCGGAGCTGCCCAACATCCATCGGATGATCGAGGTCGCCGATCACCCCAACGCGGTTGTCTGCTGGAACTGCAACAACTCCGATCATTCCGGCCAAGGCCTGCAGCACAACTTCGACCTGGTCAAAGAAAAGATCAACGTCGTCCACATCCACGATCTGCGATCCGACATCTACCCTTGGGAACAGCTCTTCGCAATGTTAAAGCAGGCGAAGTTCACGGGCTGGACCCTGCTGGAAGATGGGAAAGTTCCCAACGACATCGTTGCTGCGATGCACGAGAATCGCAAAGTCTGGGACGGTCTCGTCGCCAGCTGA
- a CDS encoding MFS transporter gives MTMESERESPTRIRYHVIGATTLAAVMLYLDRICIAEIAKLKEFRQSLDLSDEQVGMVMSAFFFSYALAQVPAGWLSDRFGARRMMPIYIAVWSISTILTGFATGFAMLLVVRLLFGLSQAGCYPTAGSLVKRWIELPRRGTASSIVSFGGRFGGAIAPLLTAWLLKDYLSWQIVLALYGLAGLFVAVYFWRIFRETPLDHPACNAEERELITRFDSPDEGGSSAAFPPILTLVSSGTMWMMCALQFGVNIGWVFLVTWLPTYLQDVKQVDATIGGLMSTIVLFAGIGGMLLGGPLTDICTQRLGTRWGRSLPIAGCSTVALCAYLSCLHLESAWSFVIAASIVAFMTDMSVPAVWAYMQDVGGKNTAAVFGWGNMWGNFGAAVTPLLVPIVLKKWDHNGDWHEAFYLFSAGYLVAALCALGINAQRKIS, from the coding sequence ATGACGATGGAATCCGAGCGCGAGTCCCCCACACGCATTCGCTATCACGTGATCGGAGCGACGACGCTTGCTGCGGTGATGTTGTATCTGGACCGGATCTGTATCGCGGAGATTGCAAAACTGAAGGAGTTTCGCCAGTCGCTCGATCTGTCCGACGAACAGGTTGGGATGGTGATGTCCGCCTTCTTCTTCTCCTACGCGCTCGCTCAGGTCCCCGCCGGTTGGCTGTCGGACCGCTTTGGCGCCCGGCGAATGATGCCGATCTATATCGCGGTCTGGTCGATCAGCACGATCTTGACGGGGTTTGCCACGGGCTTTGCGATGCTGTTGGTGGTGCGGCTGCTGTTTGGTCTTTCCCAAGCGGGATGTTATCCGACCGCTGGCAGTTTGGTGAAACGTTGGATCGAACTTCCACGTCGCGGGACCGCCAGTAGCATCGTGTCGTTTGGTGGCCGGTTCGGTGGCGCGATCGCACCGCTGCTGACCGCCTGGCTGTTGAAAGACTATTTGAGCTGGCAAATCGTGCTGGCACTGTACGGATTGGCCGGGCTATTTGTGGCGGTCTATTTCTGGCGAATCTTTCGCGAAACGCCGTTGGACCATCCCGCTTGCAACGCCGAAGAACGGGAATTGATCACCCGCTTCGACAGTCCGGACGAAGGAGGCTCCAGCGCTGCGTTTCCGCCGATTCTGACACTCGTCAGCAGCGGAACGATGTGGATGATGTGCGCCTTGCAGTTTGGGGTCAACATCGGTTGGGTTTTCCTGGTCACTTGGCTGCCGACCTATTTGCAGGATGTGAAGCAGGTCGACGCGACAATCGGCGGCTTGATGTCGACGATCGTTTTGTTCGCTGGAATCGGCGGCATGCTGTTAGGCGGTCCGCTGACCGATATCTGTACGCAACGGCTTGGGACGCGATGGGGACGCTCGCTCCCCATCGCCGGTTGTTCTACGGTCGCGCTGTGCGCCTACCTTTCTTGTCTGCACTTGGAATCGGCTTGGTCGTTTGTCATCGCCGCTTCGATTGTCGCATTTATGACCGACATGAGCGTTCCCGCGGTCTGGGCTTACATGCAAGATGTCGGCGGCAAAAACACGGCGGCCGTCTTCGGTTGGGGAAACATGTGGGGCAACTTTGGCGCCGCAGTCACGCCGCTACTGGTCCCCATCGTGCTGAAGAAGTGGGATCACAATGGCGACTGGCACGAAGCGTTTTATCTGTTTTCAGCCGGCTATCTGGTCGCTGCCCTCTGCGCTTTAGGTATCAACGCCCAACGTAAAATTTCATAG
- a CDS encoding HpcH/HpaI aldolase family protein, whose protein sequence is MRKSKTLAKIRQGEVIKTCVIGHYVPAYVCHAARAGYDCIWIDLEHRAMTTREVEALLAFSHLYDIDLMIRPPTLEKTGLCRYLEDGAAGLLIPHVSTAEKAKMLVDAVKFPPIGDRGIDNAGLDADFYIHDADEYVAWANRETFLCVQIETPEGVRNVEEIAAIEGVDMIFVGPGDLGLRLRQSGEMTLDQAWEIVAAACRKHGKAFGGPTLPTAEMQKRKDLGAQLLVNSSEFQSWSAALAQDGQRFNDLT, encoded by the coding sequence ATGAGAAAAAGTAAAACGCTCGCAAAAATACGCCAAGGCGAAGTGATCAAGACATGTGTTATCGGCCACTATGTGCCGGCTTATGTCTGCCACGCGGCGCGGGCGGGGTACGATTGCATTTGGATCGACTTGGAACATCGGGCGATGACGACCCGTGAGGTCGAAGCGCTCCTCGCCTTTTCCCATCTGTACGACATCGACTTGATGATCCGCCCTCCGACACTGGAGAAAACCGGGCTGTGTCGGTATCTCGAAGATGGCGCCGCCGGGTTGCTGATCCCTCACGTCTCGACAGCTGAAAAAGCGAAGATGCTGGTCGATGCGGTCAAGTTCCCGCCGATCGGAGATCGCGGAATCGACAACGCTGGCCTGGATGCCGACTTCTATATCCACGATGCCGACGAATATGTCGCCTGGGCGAACCGCGAAACCTTCTTGTGCGTGCAGATTGAAACGCCCGAAGGGGTTCGCAATGTGGAAGAGATCGCTGCGATCGAAGGGGTCGACATGATCTTCGTGGGTCCCGGGGACCTGGGACTGCGATTGCGTCAGAGCGGAGAGATGACGCTCGACCAGGCGTGGGAGATTGTTGCAGCTGCCTGCCGCAAACATGGCAAAGCGTTTGGCGGTCCGACGCTGCCGACCGCAGAGATGCAAAAGCGGAAGGACCTGGGAGCGCAACTGCTGGTCAACAGCAGCGAATTCCAGAGCTGGTCCGCTGCGCTTGCCCAAGACGGTCAGCGGTTCAACGATCTGACCTGA
- a CDS encoding addiction module protein — MNLETIIDGLSRDQQIIAMEMLWKRLSQGPDNAAPPTWHRDIVAERVAGLQDGTESLSDWADAKKRLAVRLQ, encoded by the coding sequence ATGAACCTTGAAACCATTATTGACGGGCTTTCCCGCGATCAGCAAATCATCGCGATGGAAATGCTCTGGAAACGGCTTTCACAAGGCCCAGACAACGCCGCGCCACCGACATGGCACCGTGACATCGTCGCCGAACGTGTCGCGGGGCTGCAAGACGGCACGGAATCGCTTAGCGACTGGGCCGATGCAAAGAAACGCCTCGCCGTCCGCTTGCAATGA
- a CDS encoding SDR family NAD(P)-dependent oxidoreductase — MNDPTIQNLFDLSGRVALISGATGWLGSAMARALAEAGASVIVASRDRDNGAAAAASLPCADGTQHHCVVMDQLDDDSIERGFADAVSLAGGVDILINNGNAADSHDLTDVTAEQFNRVMRNVTGYFLLSRLLRDHLVGRGASGSIVNIGSMYGLVGSYPDTYEGICPASPASYHTLKGGIIQLTRHLAVYWARDGVRVNCLSPGPFPTQKAPPEMVERLKTKSPMNRMGLPHEVKGALLLLASDAGSYITGQNLTVDGGWTAW, encoded by the coding sequence ATGAACGATCCAACGATTCAAAATCTTTTTGATCTCTCCGGCCGAGTCGCGTTGATCAGCGGAGCGACCGGTTGGCTTGGCAGCGCGATGGCGCGAGCGCTTGCCGAAGCGGGGGCTTCAGTGATCGTCGCGAGCCGCGATCGAGACAACGGTGCCGCCGCCGCTGCGTCGCTGCCATGCGCCGACGGCACGCAACATCACTGCGTCGTGATGGATCAGCTGGATGACGATTCGATCGAACGAGGGTTTGCCGACGCGGTCTCATTGGCTGGTGGCGTCGATATCCTGATCAACAACGGCAATGCGGCGGACAGCCACGATTTGACCGACGTCACGGCCGAACAGTTCAATCGCGTGATGCGGAATGTCACCGGCTACTTTTTGCTGTCGCGATTGCTGCGAGACCATTTGGTCGGGCGTGGTGCCTCCGGCAGCATCGTCAATATCGGGTCGATGTATGGTCTCGTCGGTTCCTACCCCGATACTTACGAAGGGATCTGCCCCGCCAGTCCCGCGTCGTACCATACGCTCAAGGGAGGCATCATCCAATTGACGCGGCACCTTGCCGTTTATTGGGCTCGCGACGGTGTTCGTGTTAATTGTCTCAGTCCCGGTCCCTTCCCAACGCAAAAGGCGCCGCCGGAAATGGTCGAGCGTCTGAAGACCAAGTCGCCGATGAATCGGATGGGCTTGCCCCACGAAGTCAAAGGGGCCTTGCTGCTGTTGGCGAGCGATGCAGGCAGCTACATCACCGGCCAAAACCTCACGGTCGATGGCGGCTGGACCGCTTGGTAG
- a CDS encoding amidohydrolase family protein, whose amino-acid sequence MITDIHSHTWPFPDAFDDEFMRQASAAKAGAVVDLTIRLEDYRNTAPQGTRTVVFGGKARLSGLWVDDNYVAEYVAKDSEHLRGFLSIDPTQSDWEREMRHGHEELGLCGVKLLPMYAGFGVDDERLEPLWKYVQQKSLPVLLHTGTTFIRQAPLKYTLPRLIDPVATRYPEIRFVLAHLSHPYEGECVATIRKHPNVYSDISALHYRPWQLYNSLMLVQEYGVWDKLLFGSDYPFTTVNDSIAGLQKLNTMVEGTNLPRLDDQKIEQLIHRDGFEILGIR is encoded by the coding sequence ATGATCACCGACATCCACAGCCATACCTGGCCCTTCCCCGATGCGTTTGACGACGAGTTCATGCGGCAAGCTTCGGCGGCAAAGGCGGGAGCCGTTGTCGATCTGACGATTCGATTGGAAGACTACCGCAACACGGCACCGCAGGGAACGCGGACGGTTGTGTTCGGCGGCAAAGCTCGCTTGAGCGGTCTGTGGGTCGACGACAACTATGTCGCGGAATATGTCGCAAAAGATAGCGAACATCTTCGCGGCTTCCTTTCCATCGACCCAACGCAATCGGACTGGGAACGCGAAATGCGGCACGGTCACGAGGAACTGGGGCTTTGCGGTGTCAAGCTGTTGCCGATGTATGCCGGGTTTGGCGTCGACGACGAGCGTTTGGAACCGCTGTGGAAATATGTCCAACAGAAATCGTTGCCCGTGTTGCTGCATACCGGGACCACGTTTATCCGCCAGGCACCGCTGAAGTACACCCTGCCCCGATTGATCGATCCGGTGGCAACCCGCTATCCGGAGATCCGGTTTGTGTTGGCTCACCTGAGTCATCCCTACGAGGGAGAGTGCGTGGCGACGATTCGCAAACATCCCAACGTCTATTCCGACATCAGTGCGCTGCACTATCGCCCGTGGCAGCTCTACAACAGCCTGATGCTGGTGCAGGAGTATGGCGTTTGGGACAAGCTGCTGTTCGGTTCGGACTACCCCTTCACCACGGTGAACGATTCGATCGCGGGATTGCAGAAGTTGAACACGATGGTTGAAGGGACCAACTTGCCCCGGTTGGACGATCAAAAGATCGAACAACTGATCCATCGAGACGGCTTTGAGATCTTAGGGATCCGTTAA
- a CDS encoding thioredoxin family protein, which produces MSNASSLTAAPTNASRKRFFHFWRCFWLAFLVISLGYAWYCFYVPTNRVAWADDFDTAQHQAVAEGKPMVLFFTSQWCVPCRIMKRTVWADDQVSALVNESLVPVAIDIYDPRSSATVARYQVGATPLTVVTDSTGNVLQWKQGGMSKAEFLELLDEAKELAES; this is translated from the coding sequence GTGAGTAACGCTTCGTCTCTAACCGCTGCTCCGACAAACGCCTCCAGAAAAAGGTTCTTCCACTTTTGGCGGTGCTTCTGGCTCGCGTTTCTCGTCATTTCACTCGGCTACGCTTGGTACTGTTTCTACGTTCCGACAAACCGCGTCGCTTGGGCCGACGATTTTGATACGGCGCAACATCAAGCGGTCGCCGAAGGCAAACCGATGGTCCTCTTTTTCACGAGCCAGTGGTGCGTTCCGTGTCGGATCATGAAACGGACCGTCTGGGCGGACGATCAGGTGTCGGCGTTGGTCAATGAGTCGCTGGTCCCTGTGGCGATCGACATTTACGATCCTCGATCGAGTGCAACGGTCGCTCGATATCAGGTGGGGGCAACGCCGCTTACTGTAGTGACCGACTCAACGGGGAATGTGCTTCAGTGGAAACAGGGAGGCATGTCGAAAGCGGAATTTTTGGAACTGCTTGATGAGGCAAAAGAGCTTGCAGAGAGTTAG
- a CDS encoding Gfo/Idh/MocA family protein gives MTENSSILVIGAGSIGERHLRCFQSTGRCKMAFCEPMDDRRREVSERYGVNGYPSWEQALENEPFSAAVIASPAPMHIPMARGLADRGLDLLIEKPLSLKPDGIAELLETVRQKNLRVGVGFVYRALPALQNMRAAVQSGQFGRIVQIQVTSGQNFPFYRPAYRDIYYADPAQGGGLIQDSLPHQLNAVEWFAGPATKVVVDASHEVLDGVEVEDTLNLISRHGSVMSSISVNQHQYVNEFVITVLCTEGAVRWELKGQRWLAAREIGGDWTEMESFVHERDDYYIRQAEAFLDLLDGRADPLCSLDDGISTLMSTLAISKSRKTGSWETVQPVNI, from the coding sequence ATGACAGAAAACTCAAGCATTCTTGTGATCGGTGCCGGCTCCATCGGAGAACGCCACCTGCGTTGTTTCCAATCGACGGGCCGCTGTAAAATGGCCTTCTGCGAACCGATGGACGACCGACGTCGGGAGGTGTCCGAGCGTTATGGGGTCAACGGTTACCCGTCGTGGGAGCAAGCGTTGGAGAACGAACCGTTCTCGGCAGCCGTGATTGCGTCGCCCGCTCCGATGCACATCCCGATGGCCCGCGGATTGGCCGATCGCGGTCTCGATCTGTTGATCGAAAAACCGCTCAGCTTGAAACCTGACGGCATCGCCGAGTTGCTCGAAACGGTCCGCCAGAAAAATCTGCGCGTTGGCGTCGGGTTCGTCTACCGCGCCCTACCCGCTTTGCAGAACATGCGGGCCGCGGTTCAATCGGGGCAGTTCGGTCGGATCGTGCAAATCCAAGTCACTTCCGGTCAAAACTTTCCGTTCTACCGGCCCGCCTATCGAGACATCTACTATGCCGATCCGGCGCAGGGTGGCGGATTGATCCAAGACAGCTTGCCCCATCAATTGAACGCCGTCGAATGGTTTGCTGGCCCTGCCACGAAGGTTGTCGTCGATGCATCGCACGAAGTGCTCGATGGCGTAGAGGTGGAAGACACTCTGAACCTGATCTCCCGGCATGGCAGCGTGATGTCCAGCATCAGCGTCAACCAGCATCAATATGTCAATGAGTTTGTGATCACGGTGTTGTGCACCGAAGGAGCCGTTCGCTGGGAACTGAAAGGCCAACGTTGGCTCGCAGCACGGGAGATCGGCGGCGATTGGACCGAGATGGAATCGTTTGTGCATGAGCGGGATGACTATTACATACGGCAAGCCGAGGCGTTCTTGGACCTGCTCGACGGTCGGGCCGATCCGTTGTGCTCGTTGGACGATGGTATCAGCACGCTGATGTCGACACTGGCGATTTCGAAATCACGCAAAACAGGCAGCTGGGAAACGGTACAGCCGGTAAACATCTAA
- a CDS encoding sodium:solute symporter family transporter, translated as MAIIDWIILFLYATSTIGLGWYYGRKQEDTSEYFVGSGQMNPILIGISLFATLLSTISYLAIPGEVLGKGPIYLTNYLAYPFVYLFVALVLLPVYMRQRVTSAYELLENQLGLSIRLLGATMFVLLRLVWMSLLVFLTAKAIAIMIGVGDDMVPWIVLVTGIFAVTYTSLGGLQAVVITDTMQTLLLYGGSLLVLGVVTYQMGGLGWFPSEWPGDAWDSQPIFSLDPATRVTVFGSALSVFLWTVCTSAGDQVSVQRFMATKDVKAARRAIAIQLIVAMVVGATLGLVGIALLGYFQAHPEFMPKDVSLKAQADGLFPHFIASHLPPVVTGLVVSGLFAAAMSSIDSGVNSITAVVMTDYLDRFGRKPATEKKHLLYARSLAVAIGTTVVLISTFMEYIPGNFMAVTNKTVNLLSVPIALLFFFALFVPFSNALGVWIGTVASVGVAVTIAFSGVIFGTDPDTGLDPISFQWIAPASLLAGLTVGTTACLLCAPLYPSKSKGR; from the coding sequence ATGGCCATCATCGACTGGATTATTTTGTTTCTCTATGCCACGTCCACGATCGGGCTCGGCTGGTATTACGGTCGCAAGCAGGAGGATACCAGCGAATATTTCGTCGGCTCCGGGCAGATGAATCCCATCCTGATCGGGATTTCGTTGTTTGCGACGCTGTTGAGCACGATCAGCTATCTGGCGATTCCGGGCGAAGTGCTCGGCAAAGGGCCGATCTATCTGACCAACTATCTCGCCTACCCGTTTGTCTATCTGTTTGTGGCGTTGGTTCTGCTGCCCGTCTACATGCGGCAGCGGGTGACCAGTGCGTACGAATTGCTCGAGAACCAACTGGGGCTCAGTATCCGATTGCTTGGCGCAACGATGTTTGTGTTGCTGCGACTTGTATGGATGTCGTTACTCGTATTTTTAACCGCCAAAGCGATCGCGATCATGATCGGGGTCGGCGACGACATGGTCCCTTGGATCGTTTTGGTCACCGGAATCTTTGCGGTCACTTACACTTCGTTGGGCGGACTGCAAGCGGTGGTGATCACCGACACGATGCAAACGCTGTTGCTTTACGGCGGGTCGTTATTGGTACTTGGCGTGGTCACCTACCAGATGGGCGGACTCGGATGGTTCCCATCGGAATGGCCCGGTGATGCTTGGGATTCCCAACCGATCTTCAGTCTCGATCCAGCGACCCGAGTGACCGTGTTCGGATCGGCCCTTTCGGTCTTTCTTTGGACGGTCTGCACATCGGCCGGCGATCAAGTATCCGTGCAACGGTTCATGGCGACCAAGGATGTGAAGGCCGCGCGGCGAGCCATCGCGATCCAATTGATTGTTGCCATGGTGGTCGGAGCCACACTGGGACTCGTGGGAATCGCGTTGCTTGGATATTTTCAGGCCCATCCTGAATTTATGCCCAAGGACGTGTCGCTCAAAGCACAAGCGGACGGTTTGTTTCCACACTTCATCGCCTCGCATCTGCCGCCGGTCGTCACCGGTTTGGTCGTGTCGGGACTGTTTGCCGCAGCGATGTCCAGTATCGATTCGGGGGTCAATTCGATCACCGCCGTCGTGATGACCGATTACCTGGATCGCTTCGGCCGGAAACCCGCGACGGAGAAGAAGCATCTTCTGTATGCCCGATCGTTGGCGGTCGCCATTGGAACCACCGTCGTGTTGATCAGCACCTTCATGGAATACATTCCCGGAAACTTCATGGCGGTGACGAACAAAACCGTCAACTTGCTGTCAGTCCCGATTGCGTTACTGTTCTTCTTTGCCCTATTTGTACCTTTCTCAAACGCACTTGGCGTTTGGATCGGCACGGTGGCAAGCGTCGGCGTTGCAGTGACCATTGCATTTTCAGGAGTGATCTTCGGAACCGATCCCGACACGGGATTGGATCCGATCAGCTTCCAGTGGATCGCGCCAGCGTCTCTACTGGCAGGTTTAACTGTGGGCACGACGGCCTGCCTCCTTTGTGCACCGCTGTATCCCTCAAAAAGCAAAGGCCGTTAG